DNA sequence from the Vicia villosa cultivar HV-30 ecotype Madison, WI linkage group LG3, Vvil1.0, whole genome shotgun sequence genome:
AATCACCATTTAAAGaacccattctccccccttaccttagaattgagctttgatccttcaacaatggtggagTTCTTCTAcctcttgccctagcctctttctctgCTTCTACGTTCTTCACAAAATTAACCAAAACCTAATCTTCCTTCtaactctattttattttattaataatacttaTTTCTAATTTTACTAATGGGCTTACTACACACACCCTCCCAACTACTAACCACATACATGgcccatttaattaattaacgctattattattattattataactaattCTTAAATTACTTAATAATACCAACTGATAGCAACATACCCACTTATGATAATTTATACTAAAAATTATGCCAAATAATACACAAACACACCacaaaataattaagaataaaatataactaatattatttctaaCATCTATTCTCCGGTTAACTGACTAATTAATCCAATATGCCTCTTAAAATAACACTGATAAATCTCAACTTCGACCATTCCAATAAAATAATCCCTTaactaattcaattaaataactaattaaattcggggcgttacaattctcccccacttagaatattttcgtcctcgaaaatttatccgattcaACTACTCCAACTACTTATTCCATCCAACTAATCAACTCTCATTTCTGAAAGGCGACCCCACGTATGATACAACAATTCATAACATCAACGGCGAAAACAACACGAATGTTACTCAAGTAACACACTTTACAATTTAGCATCACAACACAAAGagtaaacaacttatgaactctCCGGTTTAAAATCTAGAACACAACAACATAAGGACACACAACTTAGACACGACCTCAACTTAACCAACCTACCAAGTTTACTCCAACTTTCAATCACCAGAATCGACATAATAAAGATTTTCGAATTAACTCTTCGAAAGTTCCGTTCCAACACGTATTCTACGCTCTCGTAGTTACCGAATACTTCAAACTTAGATTCGTAAGACAACATTTCGGAACATTCAACATAATTACAACGACGACTACTTCTAAATCTTAGATGAGATATTCATATAGTCCCACGAATTCCCAATTGTCATAAAACATAACTACAACTTTACCATCTTTTAATAACACATTCTCCAAAGTCGTCTTAAACACAAAACAACATTACAACCACATATggtacatgggtcaaactaattCTAACTAGATAACTCATCTTCTTCACTTGCAACTAATTCAACATACCGAACCATCGATTCCTACTTATATTGACATAGTGCTCCATAAACGCTCGTTCGAATCAACACGACCGAGTAACTCATCTTTTTCCAACCAAAATCACACTTTAATTAAACCAACTTATAATTTCACTACTTTTAATAATCACAACTCAACTTTCAATTATTCTACGCTCACTTCTTCTGACCCCCATACTTGCTAAACATTCTATACCACTACCAACAACATAACAGCTAATAGTACAAGCATCGTCAATTATTTATAAAGGAGTACTACTAACGAAATCTTACCTTTAATGCGTTCGTCTTCGTTATCCATCTGGCCCTCAACTAAAGGGAACACCTTGCCACTAGCTTGCATCTTCTTTGGTCTCTGACACTGGCCACTAATGTGTCCTTCTTCGCTACAGTTAAAACAAACCATCTCTTTATGTCTGCAATCCGACATTACGTGTCCGGTCTTACCACAACGGAAACACCTCTTAAGCTTAGCATTACACACATTGCTCTTATGACCAGCTCGTCCACATTTGAAACACACAGTTTTAGCAGGAGTGTCTCCCCCACTTGTTTTCTTGCCAGAACCAAATTTCGGATCCTTCCTACCATCATAAGGTTTCCCACGGTATCGTCCTTCTTCTCGTTTCAACTCTAGAAATCTCACtcctttctttccacgcacatcttctggaaaatagttctcCAAGAATACCCTACGGAAAAGTGCCCATGTAATTTCAGTGCCTTCTTCATCAAACCTCTGCCTGGTATTACACCACCAATCCTCAGCTCCTTTCATTAACATGCGAGTACCGAACCGAACCTTTTGCATATCAGTATAATTCATAACTTGAAAAATCCCCTCCATTTCTTTCATCCATGCTTGTGCCTTATCCGGTCCATATCCTCCTTCAAAAATTGGCGGATTAATCTTTCGGAAGTCTCTAAAAGCACGTAACTCATCCCCTCCTCTGATACTAGCATTCACGTGCGGCACTTGTCCAATTGCATCCGCCACCCTCGTCAGTGCCTCAACATTAACGTCCTTACTCTTTCCTGCAACCATTGTCTTAGGACATCCAACAACCGACAGGAAAAtagtattgatcgtgtcagatacacaaaccCAATACATGCGGAATAGAAAACGCAAATAACAATTAGAAATTAATTATCAATACTCAATTTCTAAACAAAAGACTAACTCTActacttggccggacggaccgacctgctctgataccaattgtaacaccccactttcccaaCTTATAGATTTATAATAAAAGTACACAGTTTATATCAGAGTATACCagtaggatgtcacatcttctaaAAATCATAACATTTAAGTTCATTTTATTACTCCATTTATTCATAAAAGAATTTCTTACACAGCGGAAATATTAATTATTCGATTTCATAGCACTACGGCTTAAAATAACAATATCCTCCACTTAAATTCGTGGTCCAACAAAATATAAAGGTAAGATACGTAACAAATCAAACAAAGTAAAACATAACAAATTCCCaatcccgtgttacgtatcagagcgactcctaagactggATCAAGCAACACTCAACATCCAAGCACTACTCAGGTACCTGAATATCtgtactcccgaagaagcacagacacaacaacagaaaaggggtgagaattacattcaataaatacACGGTGAATTATCACATGCTAAGGAGTAGTATCTACACATATATACAATTATAGATCACACATCAATTCTCAcacacaacatcatcaacaacaccaTTCACGACATCAACAATACTAT
Encoded proteins:
- the LOC131658220 gene encoding uncharacterized protein LOC131658220, whose protein sequence is MVAGKSKDVNVEALTRVADAIGQVPHVNASIRGGDELRAFRDFRKINPPIFEGGYGPDKAQAWMKEMEGIFQVMNYTDMQKVRFGTRMLMKGAEDWWCNTRQRFDEEGTEITWALFRRVFLENYFPEDVRGKKGVRFLELKREEGRYRGKPYDGRKDPKFGSGKKTSGGDTPAKTVCFKCGRAGHKSNVCNAKLKRCFRCGKTGHVMSDCRHKEMVCFNCSEEGHISGQCQRPKKMQASGKVFPLVEGQMDNEDERIKGKISLVVLLYK